One genomic region from Deinococcus apachensis DSM 19763 encodes:
- a CDS encoding styrene monooxygenase/indole monooxygenase family protein, producing the protein MTRTTDSIGILGTGIAGLQLALFLQHHGLPVTLYGEGPPISRIGARLPSLVLRTDATRARERALRVNHWDGLSDLTGWHTDVRGERPLRFTARFDRPLSGVDLRLYEARLLEDFVDRGGDFEVGTLEAWDLGRLGYRHALLVVATGRGGLSGLFPRDPQRSPFTAPQRLLIGALFEGGTEDEPREVRLSLTPGVGEVFEIPCLTFEGRRVGLVVEAVPGGPLEDFARAGYGSGEVAPALLGVLRDYAPQSFGRMDPGRFRLTRALNFLQGAVTPVVRRAFVPLENGRYAVALGDALCAHDPIVGQGANAASACAWVLGEQIVGAGGNLEATFRQATELRLWEVLRPTVELTTSALRPPTPHRLALLAACSQHPHLACAFMSLVHDPTRYWEVLATPEGVEDFLRGLGVAPACPPSAPAPLAARVRS; encoded by the coding sequence ATGACCCGCACGACGGACAGCATTGGGATTCTGGGCACCGGCATCGCGGGCTTGCAGCTGGCCCTCTTCCTCCAGCACCACGGCCTGCCCGTCACCCTTTACGGCGAGGGACCGCCCATCAGCCGAATCGGGGCCCGGCTTCCCAGCCTCGTGCTGCGCACGGACGCCACCCGGGCCCGCGAACGGGCGCTCAGGGTGAACCACTGGGACGGCCTCTCTGACCTCACCGGCTGGCACACCGACGTGCGCGGCGAGCGCCCCCTGCGCTTCACCGCGCGGTTTGACCGACCGCTGAGCGGCGTGGACCTGCGCCTGTACGAGGCGCGACTGCTCGAAGACTTCGTGGACCGGGGCGGGGACTTCGAGGTCGGCACCCTTGAAGCCTGGGATCTGGGGCGGCTGGGATACCGCCACGCCCTGCTGGTGGTGGCAACCGGGCGCGGCGGGCTGAGCGGCCTCTTTCCCCGCGACCCGCAGCGCTCGCCCTTCACCGCCCCACAGCGCCTGCTGATCGGCGCCCTGTTCGAGGGCGGCACGGAGGACGAGCCCCGGGAGGTGCGGCTGAGCCTCACGCCGGGAGTGGGCGAGGTCTTCGAGATTCCCTGCCTGACCTTTGAGGGACGGCGTGTGGGGTTGGTGGTGGAGGCCGTGCCGGGCGGGCCGCTGGAAGACTTCGCGCGGGCGGGGTACGGGTCCGGGGAGGTCGCTCCCGCCCTCCTGGGCGTGCTGCGCGACTACGCTCCGCAGTCGTTCGGGCGAATGGACCCCGGGCGCTTCCGGCTGACCCGGGCGCTGAACTTCCTGCAAGGGGCGGTGACGCCGGTGGTGCGCCGGGCCTTCGTGCCGCTGGAGAACGGGCGGTACGCGGTGGCGCTGGGGGACGCGCTGTGTGCCCACGACCCCATCGTGGGGCAGGGGGCGAACGCCGCTTCCGCCTGCGCCTGGGTGCTGGGCGAGCAGATCGTGGGGGCCGGGGGGAACTTGGAGGCCACCTTCAGGCAGGCGACCGAACTGAGGCTGTGGGAGGTGCTGCGGCCCACGGTGGAGCTGACGACCAGCGCCCTGCGTCCGCCCACCCCGCACCGCCTGGCCCTGCTGGCGGCCTGCTCCCAGCACCCGCACCTGGCCTGTGCCTTCATGAGCCTCGTTCACGATCCGACCCGGTACTGGGAGGTGCTGGCGACGCCCGAGGGGGTGGAGGACTTCCTGCGTGGCCTGGGTGTGGCCCCTGCCTGCCCGCCCTCGGCCCCCGCGCCCCTTGCGGCACGGGTGCGAAGCTGA
- a CDS encoding cytochrome P450, whose amino-acid sequence MLWLLLVAGFETTVNLIGNGVLALLEHPEQLARLRADPGLLPGAVEELLRFCGPVETSMLRWAREDVTLHGATIPQGSPVVAVLASANRDERQFTNPDDLDVTREVRGHVAFGHGVHYCLGAPLARLEGQIALGSLLGRFPRLRLAVQPEELRWKPGVLMRGLHELLVLT is encoded by the coding sequence ATGCTGTGGCTGCTCCTCGTCGCGGGCTTCGAGACGACCGTGAACCTGATCGGGAACGGGGTACTGGCGCTGCTGGAGCATCCCGAACAACTCGCGCGGCTGCGCGCGGACCCCGGCCTGCTGCCCGGCGCCGTGGAGGAGTTGCTGCGCTTCTGCGGCCCGGTCGAGACCTCGATGCTCCGCTGGGCGCGTGAGGACGTGACCCTGCACGGGGCAACCATTCCCCAGGGCTCCCCAGTGGTCGCGGTGCTGGCGTCGGCCAACCGCGACGAGCGGCAATTTACGAACCCCGACGACCTCGACGTGACCCGGGAGGTGAGGGGGCACGTCGCCTTCGGGCACGGGGTCCACTACTGCCTGGGGGCGCCGCTGGCCCGGCTGGAGGGGCAGATCGCCCTGGGGTCGCTGCTGGGCCGTTTTCCCCGCCTGCGTCTGGCCGTTCAACCGGAGGAGCTGCGCTGGAAACCCGGCGTGCTGATGCGCGGCCTCCACGAACTGCTCGTCCTGACTTGA
- a CDS encoding nuclear transport factor 2 family protein translates to MTTSQERTVLDMFATANKDGLLAAASFYAGYTHDSGREVGRAGVERVFADIAATSPDAYFHVDQVVSHGERVAVRASSAAPTWAPGAFPSTTTACWRTLPQCRCGISTSTGPGAG, encoded by the coding sequence ATGACGACTTCCCAGGAACGCACCGTCCTCGACATGTTCGCCACCGCGAATAAGGATGGACTGCTGGCCGCCGCAAGCTTTTACGCCGGGTACACCCACGACTCCGGGCGCGAGGTGGGCCGGGCGGGGGTGGAGCGTGTGTTCGCCGACATCGCCGCCACCTCCCCGGACGCGTACTTTCACGTCGATCAGGTCGTCTCCCATGGGGAGCGGGTGGCCGTGCGCGCATCTTCAGCAGCACCCACCTGGGCACCAGGCGCCTTCCCCTCGACCACGACGGCTTGCTGGCGGACCTTACCTCAGTGTCGGTGCGGCATATCCACCTCTACGGGGCCCGGGGCGGGCTGA
- a CDS encoding cytochrome P450 has translation MTAPHTLPAVNFFDPAFKAGPFPAYAALRGGTPIHPVPLPNGETVWLVTRYADVLTVLRDPRFAKDLFAALTPEQLARQPRAQAGFRLLHRHLLSLDPPDHTRLRALVQAAFTPRYIETLRPRVQQVADELLSALPEGSEVDLIAAYAFPLPLTVIAEMVGVPAADRDLFRAWSAAVVSNPAPGPGTSGEVLRVLAEFGDYLRAHLARLRRQPDERPAARAAGRGPPG, from the coding sequence ATGACGGCCCCGCACACCCTCCCCGCCGTCAACTTCTTCGACCCCGCCTTCAAGGCTGGCCCCTTCCCCGCCTACGCCGCGCTGCGTGGAGGCACACCGATTCACCCCGTTCCTCTCCCCAACGGCGAGACGGTGTGGCTCGTCACCCGCTACGCCGACGTGCTCACGGTGCTGCGCGATCCGCGTTTCGCCAAGGACTTGTTCGCGGCCCTCACGCCCGAACAGCTCGCCCGGCAGCCCCGCGCCCAGGCGGGCTTCCGGCTGCTGCACCGCCACCTCCTCTCGCTCGACCCGCCCGACCACACCCGGCTGCGCGCCCTGGTGCAGGCGGCCTTCACCCCACGGTATATCGAGACCCTGCGCCCACGCGTGCAGCAGGTCGCGGACGAATTGCTCTCGGCCCTTCCGGAAGGCAGCGAGGTGGACCTGATCGCCGCCTACGCCTTCCCGCTGCCGCTCACCGTCATTGCCGAGATGGTGGGGGTGCCCGCCGCCGACCGCGACCTCTTCCGGGCGTGGTCCGCCGCCGTCGTCTCCAATCCCGCGCCCGGGCCGGGCACGTCCGGCGAAGTCCTGCGGGTGCTCGCGGAGTTCGGCGACTACCTGCGGGCGCACCTCGCCCGGCTGCGGCGTCAGCCCGACGAGCGCCCTGCTGCGCGCGCAGCAGGACGGGGACCGCCTGGATGA
- a CDS encoding ester cyclase produces MTATDFQTVAANETAVRAMHDAFRRRDFPAGAQLFAPLFSNHGKQVPREAVVAVWTDICTRFPDARLDVLDLVAEGGWVVVRNAYSGTHRGVGQLPVDGGFMVGLPPTGRPFSVEHIHMYRFQDGLIVEHYACRDDIEMMAQLGLPLALPGVEAHNRAVIERMHEAMRQRGLTAQLEFFAPMVRSHGFPATRDDIRAVLEDIETTFPDVSFEVHEIVAEGDRVMGRYTLRGTHLGVQRLPFVHGGFLAGAEPTGRSFTAQHVHIFRLQGGLIVEHDAVQDNLEMARQLGLTVQAPARGE; encoded by the coding sequence ATGACCGCCACCGATTTCCAGACTGTCGCCGCCAACGAGACCGCCGTCCGCGCCATGCACGACGCCTTTCGCCGCCGCGACTTTCCGGCGGGCGCGCAGCTTTTCGCCCCCCTGTTCAGCAACCACGGCAAGCAGGTGCCCCGCGAGGCTGTGGTCGCCGTCTGGACCGACATCTGCACCCGTTTCCCGGACGCGCGGCTCGACGTCCTCGACCTCGTGGCGGAGGGTGGGTGGGTGGTCGTCCGCAACGCCTACAGCGGCACGCACCGGGGCGTGGGCCAACTGCCCGTGGACGGCGGCTTCATGGTGGGCCTCCCGCCGACGGGGCGGCCCTTCTCGGTGGAGCACATCCACATGTACCGCTTTCAGGACGGTTTGATCGTCGAGCACTACGCCTGCCGCGACGACATCGAGATGATGGCGCAGCTCGGATTGCCGCTCGCTCTGCCGGGTGTCGAGGCGCACAACCGGGCGGTGATCGAGCGGATGCACGAGGCGATGCGCCAGCGTGGGCTCACCGCGCAACTTGAGTTCTTCGCCCCAATGGTTCGGAGCCACGGCTTCCCGGCGACCCGCGACGACATCCGGGCCGTGCTGGAGGACATCGAAACCACCTTTCCGGACGTGAGCTTCGAGGTGCATGAGATCGTCGCGGAGGGCGACCGGGTGATGGGGCGCTACACGTTGCGCGGCACCCACCTCGGTGTGCAGCGCCTGCCCTTTGTCCACGGCGGTTTCCTGGCAGGTGCCGAGCCCACCGGCCGGTCCTTCACGGCGCAACACGTTCACATCTTCCGCTTGCAAGGCGGCCTGATCGTCGAGCACGACGCCGTGCAGGACAACCTGGAGATGGCGCGGCAGCTCGGGTTGACCGTCCAGGCCCCGGCGCGCGGAGAGTAA
- a CDS encoding aspartate/glutamate racemase family protein: MKTIGVLGGMGPQATMAFEQQLHRVSQALVPPHFGTGYPPMVVWYHRHPPAVLDETGAFRMPPEPHPRLLEGARWLGQVADFLVVTSNGVHKMWGALEEAAGRPLLSMIDVTLAEVQRRGWRRVGVLCMGGRRCTRSPWKRVESPGKASPLSGKRS, translated from the coding sequence ATGAAGACGATCGGCGTTCTGGGCGGCATGGGTCCGCAGGCCACGATGGCCTTCGAGCAGCAACTTCACCGCGTCTCACAGGCCCTGGTCCCCCCGCACTTCGGCACCGGCTACCCGCCGATGGTCGTGTGGTATCACCGCCACCCGCCCGCCGTGCTGGATGAGACGGGCGCGTTCAGGATGCCGCCCGAGCCCCACCCGCGGCTGCTGGAGGGGGCGCGCTGGCTGGGCCAAGTCGCGGACTTCCTGGTGGTCACCTCCAACGGCGTTCACAAGATGTGGGGCGCGCTGGAAGAGGCGGCGGGCCGTCCCCTCCTGAGCATGATCGACGTGACGCTCGCCGAGGTCCAGCGCCGGGGGTGGCGCCGGGTGGGCGTGCTGTGCATGGGGGGCCGCAGGTGTACGCGGAGCCCCTGGAAGCGCGTGGAATCGCCTGGGAAAGCCTCTCCCCTGAGCGGCAAACGCTCCTGA